The segment GAGGGATGCCCTTCAACGTCTTGAGAGCGTCACAGGTCTTGTAGATAGTAAGTCGAGTGACAGCCAGATTTACTACTGGAAGAAAGAATGACTGGGTTAGAAACCCTCACTGACCGCTGGCAGGACGAAGATGAGTGGAAGGTCATCAAGAGACTTGAGCGGAAAAAAGGCAAATCTACATTTCAAGAGTATGAGCGGCATTGCCGCCAGTTCCGCGAGTGGTTGGATGGCAAGAGCCTCTTTGAGGCGGACGAGCTTGACATAGAGGATTGCATCATCGACATGATATATGATGGATACTCTGTTTCGTCGGTAAATATCCGTCATGCCGCTCTTGGTGAGTTTTTCACCGAAGCTGAGCGGCTTAACGGCAAGCGGATAGACGTGCCCCTCAATGGGAATCCTGTTGAAGAATTGCCGAAGCTGAAGGAAATTAAGCCGTACAAAGACGCTCTCAATGCCAGAGAAAGCCGAGATGATGGAGTTTGGTTTCTTGAACCAAATGACGTAAGGCAGGTAGCTGAGAATGTTCCGAAGCCGTACACTCGAAATGAGCTTCTTGTACGACTTTGCTTCCAAACCGGGATGCGAAGGAACGAACTCGTTCAAATCGAACTCGAGCATGTGG is part of the Halostagnicola kamekurae genome and harbors:
- a CDS encoding tyrosine-type recombinase/integrase; the protein is MTGLETLTDRWQDEDEWKVIKRLERKKGKSTFQEYERHCRQFREWLDGKSLFEADELDIEDCIIDMIYDGYSVSSVNIRHAALGEFFTEAERLNGKRIDVPLNGNPVEELPKLKEIKPYKDALNARESRDDGVWFLEPNDVRQVAENVPKPYTRNELLVRLCFQTGMRRNELVQIELEHVDFQNRVITIPPENAKNGEERKVGYQSTLDALMSHWIDTVRPTVAMASESDYLFPSNRSKHISGQTFNDVVVEAADNAGIQGTRMTNRAGEERAKVTAHVLRHSFAMAAKSNGWDIYALAKAMGHSSVSVTEETYLHDDNEYILNHYRDDGPGRQE